The genome window ACATCTGTCATGTGGCGCGCAAGGAGGAAATCCAGTTGATACGCGCCGCCAAGGAGAAGGGCATGCGGGTGACCTGCGAGGTCTGTCCGCATCATTTGTTCCTCAGCACACGGGATCTGGAGCGTCTTGGGGCCGGCATGGCTGAGGTGCGTCCGCTGCTCTGTTCGCCGGAGGATCAGGAAGCGCTCTGGGAGCACATGGAGTACATTGATGTGTTTGCCACCGATCATGCTCCACATACGCTCGAGGAGAAGCAATCGGAACGTCCACCGCCGGGTTTTCCCGGCCTGGAGACTATTCTGCCGCTCCTGTTGCAGGCCGTGCACGAGGGTCGCCTGACCATGGAGGACATCAAGAGAAAGTTCTATCGCAATCCGCGCAGCATCTTCAATCTGCCGGAACAGCCGCAGACGTACGTGGAGATCGATCTGGACGAGGAGTGGACCATCAGCAACAATGAGCTGAAGACCCGGGCCCGCTGGTCGCCCTTCAACGGCACCAAGGTCAAGGGTCGTGTCCACCGCGTCGTTCTACGTGGCGAGGTCGCCTACATCGATGGCCAGGTGCTGGTCCAACCCGGCTACGGTCAGAATGTGCGTGCCAAGGTGCCGCTGCCACAGAAATCCGAGACGGAGGGCAGCGATCTGCCCAGCGACACCGATGTCAACGATACGTTCTCTCGCCTCCTGACCGAAGGTGCCGTCGGCTCACGCTCCACCACCGTGCACTTTGAGGATGACGCCGCGGGCTCATCTCCGGCGGCGGGCAGCTTTTTGCGTCCGGTGTCGCCATCGCCCAGGCTCCGTCTCGACTCCTCCAGCAATGCGACGCTCAAGGAGTATCTGCAAAAGAATTCACCCAATCCCGTGGCGCATTGCTTGGTCGGCAAGCACGTCATCTCCGTGGACATGTTCGGCAAGGAGCACCTCAACGACATATTCAATCTGGCGCAGTTGCTCAAGTCCCGCGTGACCAAGGATCGTCCGGTCGACGATTTGCTGCGTGGCAAGATCATGGCCAGCATCTTCTACGAGGTGAGCACACGGACACAGTGCAGCTTTGGCGCGGCCATGCAGCGTCTGGGTGGTCATGTCATCAACATGGACCAGGTGACATCGTCGGTGAAGAAGGGCGAGACCCTTGAGGACAGCATCAAGGTGATGGCCAGCTATGCGGATGTCCTCGTGCTGCGTCATCCCGAGCCAGGTGCAGTGGCAGTAagtatttagatatttatatacttaatgtcttagctatgttgtgtgaaaatatCAGCcttctaggtcttatggtttggtcTGTCTAATGATCAGttagtgagtcaggacaaagagttttatatataccgATTTACATTAATtccattaaatttttcttttcttttttatttgttattattaattatttatttttttataatacatattaatttcattatttttaaatatttatttgttcatttagttaattatttattcttttaatgtattgacttatatatattatttacacattccttaaattaattatacatttatttaatttttttcatttattggtttattcatttattttattaaacaacaaaaatttactttaaactaaaattaaattagtaaatATGGTCTTAAATCAGTGTTGTTCGCGAGAAGGCTGTAGAATACTTTCCCTATGGGGTCAGAATACTTTTGGACAAcactgttttaaatttaataatttaaaataaattataagcaatttaaatttcaaacaaaaggGTTAAACAAGTAACAAGTCCTGAGATCTTTAAccagctttttttttctaaaattaatgcaacatttgttgttgtaggagAATccactgtaactgtaactgaacTAATCCAGCTAATCCTTGATACTTCCCTACAAATTTTAGCGTGCTGCTTCGTTCTCGCGCAAACCGTTGATCAATGCCGGCGATGGCGTCGGTGAGCATCCGACACAGGCGCTGCTGGACGTCTTCACCATACGTGAGGAAATTGGTACCGTCAACGGACTGACCATCACCATGGTCGGCGATCTGAAGAATGGACGCACTGTCCACTCACTGGCACGCCTCCTCACCCTCTACAATGTCACGTTGCAGTATGTGGCGCCTCCAGGTCTGGGCATGCCCGAGGCCATTATGCGGTATCTGGATCAGCGCGGCGTCACCCAAAGAACCTTCGATAGCATTGAGCAGGCGCTGCCCAGCACCGATGTCCTCTACATGACGCGCATTCAGCGCGAACGCTTCCAGACTGAGGAGGAATACAAACGCGTAAGACAAATACAACAGCAAACATAATTACTAGATAAATGGAAACAAACTCATTTTGTAATCTTCTTGCAGTGCTGTGGCCACTTTATTGTCACTCCCAAGATGATGACGCGGGCAAATAAGCGGACGATTGTGTTGCATCCACTGCCGCGCGTTGAGGAGATTAGCCGTGACTTTGATTCGGACCCACGTGCCGCGTATTTCCGTCAGGCCGAGTACGGCATGTACATACGCATGTCGCTTCTGGCCATGGTCGTGGGATGTCGCAGCACCGCCCTTTGAGCTCATTGACAATTTCAGTTAAccaattcatttttttctacatttttatacatttgtatgtatgtgataagtataaatataaacgcaaatatatataattttattttgttggcaACATTGCTTTCAAAAAATAACGCAGTCATAGTTCGATATCATTGGgtaatttattgataattttaaatcattgcTTCACACACTATCGTTGAGTATGTTATCGACTTGGCGCCTTGATCGAATTCAATTATTGCTCCACACGCAACCGTTGAGTAAGCTATCGACTTGGCGCCTTGATCGAATTCAATTATTGCTCCACACACTACCGACGATTAAGTTATCGACTTGGCGCATCGATACCCTTAAGCATTGCTCAACACTTGTAACGTTATTTCAAATCATAAAATCACTGTTGcaaactattttatagctagttttgGCTATGTTAAAAGTTCGATTGCTAGAAAAACTGTAAGCTGCTTGTAAACAGCTATTAGCCgcaaatctggctattttttgCTGTAAAAAATGGCAGCAGTGCATAAAATAGTCAAACCATTTATGTACGTTGGTAcatctttataaatttatatacaaacaatgattacatatataaaaaaaaaaaagaatgataCAATAGTTTTGCTATAAAATGATTTCGCTTAGTTGTCTAAGTGGCGGCGGCAACACGAGGGTGCCACCGCTGTGTCAGTCTCATGTGTTCACAAACATCACGTGCACTCGCAGcgctaatattaatatacataattgattaataataGCTTAATAGCGCTCCACAATAATCGCTGTCGGGCGTTGATTCGCCTTATCCTTATCATCGACGTTCAGGGTCAGTGTGCTCTCCGCAAATGCGGCATTCAAATTGCCGGTGAGTTGAGGCTGTGATATTTCCACACTTGTCATTGCCACAACACTGCCgattgttgtgtttgtgttctGCTGCTTCTTGCTGTGGGGGATGCAACAACTGAAATATCCTTTAGGTGCTACATTTAGTATGGATCACTTACGTTTTATGCTTGCGACAGGCCACCATGGAAACAAGTACGGCCAGTATTATAATGGCTGCTAATAGACCCGACAAACCTGCCACCATGGTCATCATGCCGTGTGGTTCCCCGTCGGAGGTCACCTTTGTGACTGCACAATAGAGGGAGAGCatggagagagacagagagagagagggaaataTAGTAGACCTAGCATTTAATTGTACACTtagcttttgtatttttacgtatgcttaaattttaatatgagcagttattaaacaaaaaatgccaaaaaaaactaaccttttttttgaaatagcTCGAAATGGCGCGCAAACATTTCCCATACACaattaatttcaacaatttccaACACTCAAATTTaccgtgtttttttttaaatgtgaattcaaaatattcttCTATTATGTTTTAAGGCCTGTCTCCAGCAGGcccagaaataaaaattcctgtcaaacttcataaaacgaaaaaaattattgcagttttttttatatgaagtttggaaggaatttttattttctggcCTGCTGGAGTCAGGCCtttaaggaaaatatttttgttataagttaactgtactatatatatagttgCATGAAGAGAAATAATCTAAAATAACGATTGCAAGAAATAAAAGTTGCGCTGAGTGTATTGTAATAGAAAGTGTTCCAGTTTTGCGTATGCCCCGAAGGCCTGACTCATGATGCGTTCGACTCGCAGTCTAGCTTCGACTATGACTCTCAGTCTGAGTGTGAGtctgagtgtgagtgtgagtgtcaGTGTGAGTCTGAGTGTGTGTCTCATggccaaattgttgttgactgGCGTTGAACTTCAACTTGTTGATAATCGGTGATTGGCTGAATGCCGGCAGGTGTCTGTCTGCTCTGTTTACCTTTCCCCATTCGCAATTCGGGGGAGGCAGCGCAAGGTGGAGGACATTGTCGCACCGCcaacacaaaatattaaaaaaaaaaaaaaacccagcACGCACTTCCGCGGTCAACTGGTCACTTTCTAAGCCGGAAGCTATTTATGTAGACTTACTGGAATCTTCGACGACAAAACGCTTGCTGTTGGGAGACGCCGATGCCTGCATATAATTCTCCAGCTCCATTTTAAGCTGCAATTgctctctgtctgtgtctgactgtctgtctgtggaGTGGTagaaacaaaacacacaaaagaccatgaataacaaataacattttggGCTGCAACAATAATCAAATGTAGGAAAACTTTAGTCGAGAGTGCGCGACTACGAGTTACTCTTGTCTAGTTCCATAGCTGTTTAGATACCTATCCTATGTGCCGAATCTTAAGTCTAGccttaaaattgcaatttttttttaatttttgaacgCCATTCATAATTTTACATAAACTACATCACATTGAAGAAGTCATTGTACGTCTACACGCCAAAATTTGGTGCTTCTAGCTCTTACCGTTTACTTTCTTCAGACGGACTTGTACagtgttttaacaaaattaaaaatgttcaccATTTCTctaccaaaaaatatatatactttttatgactattatttcatttttaaatttattattattcttagcacaagttaataaaaaaaataataatattcccAGAATTTAActgtgatttaaaaaataaaaaaaaacgaatatgTGAATTTCTATTTTGCACAAACTTAATATACCCTGAAACAAAAGTACacttattataataacaactCTATTAGTTTATCTAtgtaaagtttattaaaaattaacccaGTTGCTGCAACCGCTGCCCACGGCCACGCTCGACTTCATCCGATTGTTGGCCAATCTCTTGCTATGGGCgcctctccctctcccccaCCCCACACCTCCTTGCGTCACAAACTTTTCCCTCTCGAAATGTGTAGCAGTTGCAAAACTTTAAGCAGCTACGCATtgtgttaattaattgattttctcaGCGTTTTAAAATCATCTTATCagctagcaacaacaacaacagcacagaCAACGACAAGTTACAGTTTTTGGTTGttgtcaattatttttttttattgctcgAGCAGCTGCTGTCAGTGATTTATTtggctttaattaattttgatttaattgttaaaagtACGCATCAAATGCGAATCATTCAACTCGCCAAAACGTGAAAGTGTTTCCTTGCCATGCAACACTGcactacaaaatatttgatttcccaattaaaatattctaaatgaAGCTTTTGTAAGCTTACAGCTTAGTACCTTTGTTTATGAGTATACACTCGTCATTAAATCAGATAGTAAATCCCATTATATTGCCCTTACTCAATAGGCAAACAGTTGGGAAAACAAGCTGAAAAATCACTTTAAGTGTCTGTCGCGTGAAATACGTTATCACGTATGTTAATGT of Drosophila innubila isolate TH190305 chromosome X, UK_Dinn_1.0, whole genome shotgun sequence contains these proteins:
- the LOC117784552 gene encoding uncharacterized protein LOC117784552 isoform X1; the encoded protein is MSSTSVHSLQFEKRSKVKTTPILNNICGKLVLTDREQLQLKMELENYMQASASPNSKRFVVEDSITKVTSDGEPHGMMTMVAGLSGLLAAIIILAVLVSMVACRKHKTKKQQNTNTTIGSVVAMTSVEISQPQLTGNLNAAFAESTLTLNVDDKDKANQRPTAIIVERY
- the LOC117784552 gene encoding uncharacterized protein LOC117784552 isoform X2 encodes the protein MELENYMQASASPNSKRFVVEDSITKVTSDGEPHGMMTMVAGLSGLLAAIIILAVLVSMVACRKHKTKKQQNTNTTIGSVVAMTSVEISQPQLTGNLNAAFAESTLTLNVDDKDKANQRPTAIIVERY